Proteins encoded together in one Cicer arietinum cultivar CDC Frontier isolate Library 1 chromosome 4, Cicar.CDCFrontier_v2.0, whole genome shotgun sequence window:
- the LOC101492873 gene encoding uncharacterized protein isoform X3, with translation MLSGTTTVTNAPSHKVSYENLKDEKAKKLFMLCSLFPEDYEIRVEDLTIFGKGLGIFGDVDSYEAARIEMLTAKRKLLDACLLLKGQEGCVKMHDLVRDAAHWIGNYEIQVIMGSKVHATAKKGTITYLYCQNVKRFCLPNQLDCTKIKILIILCLDKEGFVEMPQAFFEETKDLEVLAISKAENIRGKPSLALPRSIETLKNIRTLCLRGFNLGDISILQKLEILETLELSDCSIIRLPKGMVKLEKLRLLALTCCAIEKNHFEVIGRLSQLEELYVMRSPDRFRWKFDKEVVATIFDRDNIIPTLQRYHIQIGHDSGLYHSVDDSISRALSIEYFDPNSNATIKDLVERAEILHLKRIQGNYTTVTPQLVEAIGGEMNDLINLKLEFCSKIECLIDTNNFSSSIGSIFSKLVKIEIRGMDNLKELCHGPPPSDIFGNLQEMSIYLCHQLHGRLFEGNLNLGRITVFQVEYCRMLTSMFTPSTAASLVLLEELVIEGCKELRNLISYEEEENKQEQIVQHDDNDQKIYGSIFPKLRTFDLRMCDQLEYIITRKDCLGPLSPSDCLSRQSLILRHVREMTLKNCLKIKLLFNLSVARSMLLEELRIKECHSMTSIVTDVGNDESHVTCGSVFPRLKFLSVQDCSQMQYMLGQDHEEHNNDIEIHIYLPELEQLTFSRVPKLISTCSINYNATYPSLKEFCLEECPEFTINSISDFIFHLGARQLADTSTEDIGKMEKHFQTLEKLCIENSDIKGIFSLEELPIIGQQMSSGLQSLKLYNLHELRYTFMGPKHFISLQNIKTLQIEGCSKLKVIFSASVLRSLPQLTYLEINNCEALQRIVEEDDENQSQTNPYSRVVSFPKLVAVVIKCCHSLKSLISVTTFREFPKLELMIIKEASQLDDMFRSEQGDGIPEQKLRLPKLKYLVLMQLPNLVDLSQQMELQNVTYSIIQYCPKLSFDSTTTLENFKNILEDSNIDHEVHRELFEIFDTIMEEAENENPMSETIPQSPIVDEVQDVEVQSAPQRELPCSQIIDEADKEIVAAHDSRMETSSIDLEVITMPYSFPSAILRSKKTQSTKETVEQSLLECPKTENATTTIWLTNSEPSNPSLGPLLIPLQKESSQSPQLVEKQSIDEQITMDQGTIRETNSFNGTPDEHSNLTQNVKISTNGSVSEVVLNKTALAVPSFPELDDSALALISPTSETNVTCSISLPMQRMSSSLLEDIFSKKAKVDHFSNDTENSSSSLILKDELCVYLNMSLEDIIDNNVYNNVERIVNSLAKETTDAFQRNILKDFTNRLKIFKEGVPKAMSTLQSSSEFMSNYENLNMELKAKLNEGQEKIENLETKLSETLAKECTIDMKIKKLINQKNEIVAQKNFLASQLDMYTKVVSKDYENWKGLGEELNSCSDRWLESKEDLAHANASWKILKEILLL, from the exons ATGCTTTCAGGTACAACAACGGTTACCAATGCCCCTTCCCACAAG GTAAGCTACGAGAATCTTAAGGACGAAAAGGCCAAGAAACTCTTCATGTTATGTTCTCTATTCCCTGAAGATTATGAAATTCGTGTGGAAGATTTAACCATATTTGGAAAAGGATTAGGCATATTTGGAGATGTTGACTCGTATGAAGCGGCAAGGATAGAAATGCTTACAGCAAAAAGGAAACTTCTAGATgcttgtttgttgttgaaaGGTCAAGAGGGATGTGTCAAAATGCATGACTTGGTACGTGATGCAGCACATTGGATAGGAAACTATGAGATTCAGGTGATTATGGGATCCAAAGTTCATGCAACAGCCAAAAAAGGTACCATAACATATTTGTATTGCCAAAATGTAAAAAGATTTTGCCTCCCCAATCAGTTGGATTGCAccaaaattaagattttaataaTACTTTGCTTAGACAAAGAAGGTTTTGTGGAAATGCCGCAAGCATTTTTCGAAGAAACGAAAGATCTAGAAGTTTTGGCTATATCCAAGGCAGAGAACATTAGGGGAAAGCCGAGTCTAGCTTTGCCAAGATCGATCGAAACCTTAAAAAATATCCGCACTCTATGCTTGAGAGGTTTTAATTTAGGTGATATTTCTATTCTGCAAAAACTAGAGATACTTGAGACTCTTGAGTTGAGTGATTGCTCAATCATTAGACTTCCCAAAGGGATGGTGAAGTTGGAGAAGTTGAGATTATTGGCTTTGACATGCTGTGCAATTGAAAAGAATCACTTTGAAGTGATTGGAAGACTTTCTCAATTAGAGGAATTGTATGTCATGAGAAGTCCAGACAGATTCAGATGGAAATTTGACAAAGAAGTTGTTGCTACCATTTTTGACAGAGACAACATTATCCCAACATTGCAGAG GTACCATATACAGATAGGACATGATTCTGGATTATATCACTCAGTGGATGATTCCATATCAAGAGCTTTGTCTATTGAATATTTTGACCCCAATTCAAATGCAACAATTAAGGACCTGGTTGAAAGAGCAGAGATTCTTCACTTGAAGAGGATTCAAGGAAATTATACAACTGTAACACCTCAACTAGTCGAAGCAATAGGAGGAGAAATGAATGACTTGATCAATCTCAAGCTTGAGTTTTGTTCTAAGATAGAATGCCTCATTGATACTAATAACTTTTCATCTTCCATAGGATCCATATTCTCCAAGCTGGTTAAAATAGAAATCAGAGGCATGGATAATTTGAAAGAACTATGCCACGGTCCACCTCCTTCTGACATATTCGGAAACCTGCAAGAGATGAGTATATATTTATGTCACCAATTGCATGGAAGATTATTTGAAGGAAACTTGAACCTTGGAAGAATTACGGTGTTTCAAGTGGAATACTGTCGCATGTTAACATCTATGTTCACGCCTTCCACAGCTGCAAGTCTAGTGCTGTTGGAAGAATTGGTAATAGAAGGATGCAAGGAACTGAGAAACTTAATATCatatgaggaagaagaaaataaacaaGAGCAAATAGTTCAGCATGATGATAATgatcaaaaaatttatggcTCAATTTTTCCAAAATTGAGAACTTTTGACTTAAGAATGTGTGACCAattagaatatataattacaagAAAGGACTGCCTTGGACCCCTCAGTCCTTCAGATTGCCTTTCAAGACAGTCATTGATCCTGCGTCATGTCAGAGAGATGACACTCAAaaactgtttaaaaataaaactacttTTCAATTTGTCTGTTGCTCGAAGTATGTTGTTGGAAGAATTGAGGATAAAGGAATGTCATTCGATGACGAGCATTGTAACAGATGTTGGAAATGATGAGAGTCATGTGACGTGTGGTTCTGTCTTCCCAAGATTGAAATTCCTGAGTGTTCAAGATTGTAGCCAAATGCAATATATGTTGGGACAAGACCATGAAGAACATAATAATGACATAGAGATTCATATTTATCTACCAGAATTGGAGCAACTAACTTTCTCTAGAGTACCGAAACTCATCAGTACTTGTTCCATAAACTATAATGCCACATATCCATCTTTGAAAGAGTTTTGTTTGGAAGAGTGTCCTGAGTTTACCATCAACTCTATTAGTGATTTCATATTTCATTTGGGTGCAAGACAATTGGCTGACACATCCACTGAG GACATAGGAAAAATGGAAAAGCATTTCCAAACTCTAGAAAAACTCTGCATTGAGAACTCAGACATTAAAGGGATTTTTAGTCTTGAAGAACTTCCAATCATTGGTCAACAAATGAGCTCAGGTTTGCAATCCCTTAAATTGTACAATCTACATGAACTAAGGTATACATTCATGGGTCCAAAACATTTTATAAGCCTCCAAAATATCAAAACTTTACAAATTGAGGGATGTAGTAAACTGAAAGTTATCTTCTCAGCATCTGTCTTGAGAAGCCTTCCACAGCTGACATATCTAGAAATCAACAACTGTGAAGCATTACAAAGAATagtggaagaagatgatgaaaatCAAAGCCAGACAAATCCTTATTCTCGAGTGGTAAGCTTCCCGAAACTCGTTGCAGTTGTCATCAAGTGTTGCCATAGTTTGAAAAGTCTCATCTCTGTCACCACATTCCGAGAGTTTCCAAAGTTAGAGCTCATGATCATAAAAGAAGCCTCTCAGTTAGATGACATGTTTAGAAGTGAACAAGGCGATGGGATTCCGGAGCAGAAACTTCGGCTTCCTAAACTCAAGTATCTAGTGCTTATGCAACTTCCAAACCTAGTTGATTTGAGCCAACAAATGGAATTGCAGAATGTGACTTACAGCATTATTCAGTATTGCCCAAAACTTTCTTTTGATTCAACAACTACTCTTGAGAACTTCAAGAATATATTAGAAG ATAGTAACATTGACCACGAAGTCCATCGGGagttatttgaaatatttgacaCCATCATGGAAGAAGCTGAAAATGAAAATCCAATGTCAGAAACCATTCCTCAATCACCAATAGTAGATGAAGTTCAAGATGTTGAGGTTCAATCAGCACCTCAAAGGGAGCTTCCTTGTTCACAG ATTATTGATGAAGCAGATAAAGAAATTGTTGCTGCACATGATTCAAGAATGGAAACTTCATCAATAGATTTAGAAGTGATAACAATGCCTTATTCATTCCCTTCAGCTATCCTTCGATCCAAAAAAACACAG AGTACTAAAGAAACAGTAGAACAAAGTCTTCTTGAGTGTCCTAAGACAGAGAATGCCACAACAACAATATGGTTAACAAACTCAGAACCAAGCAATCCATCTCTGGGACCATTACTTATTCCTTTACAAAAGGAATCTTCACAG tcaCCACAGTTGGTTGAAAAACAGTCAATAGATGAACAAATTACTATGGATCAAGGAACAATAAGAGAAACTAACAGCTTCAATGGAACTCCTGATGAACATTCCAACCTTACACAAAATGTTAAAATCTCTACAAATGGAAGTGTTTCTGAAGTAGTATTAAACAAAACTGCATTAGCAGTTCCATCATTTCCTGAGTTGGATGATTCGGCACTAGCTCTG ataTCTCCAACCTCTGAAACCAATGTAACATGTTCCATTTCATTACCAATGCAAAGAATGTCAAGTAGCTTGTTGGAAGATATATTCAGCAAAAAAGCCAAAGTtgatcatttttcaaatgatactgaAAACTCAAGTTCTAGTCTGATTCTTAAAGATGAACTATGTGTGTATCTCAACATGTCACTGGAGGATATTATTGACAATAATGTTTACAACAATGTAGAGAGAATTGTAAATTCTTTGGCAAAGGAAACTACAGATGCTTTCCAACGGAACATCCTCAAAGACTTCACAAATAGGTTGAAAATTTTCAAAGAAGGTGTTCCTAAAGCCATGAGCACATTGCAATCAAGCTCTGAGTTTATGTCCAATTATGAGAACCTTAATATGGAGTTGAAAGCCAAGTTGAATGAAGGacaagaaaaaattgaaaacttgGAAACCAAACTTTCTGAGACATTGGCAAAAGAGTGTACTATTGATAtgaagattaaaaaattaattaatcagaAAAATGAGATTGTTGCACAGAAGAACTTCCTTGCATCTCAACTTGATATGTACACTAAGGTGGTGTCTAAGGATTATGAAAATTGGAAAGGTTTGGGAGAGGAACTGAATTCTTGCAGTGACAGGTGGTTAGAGTCTAAAGAAGATTTAGCTCATGCAAATGCTAGCTGGAAAATCTTAAAGGAGATTTTACTTTTATGA